A window of Pomacea canaliculata isolate SZHN2017 linkage group LG3, ASM307304v1, whole genome shotgun sequence contains these coding sequences:
- the LOC112559216 gene encoding secreted frizzled-related protein 3-like, producing MPTRGSRLSTQVVMTLATVSLTSMTSAFTRGKLDRCEAIDVPRCRSMPYNMTRMPNLLHHSTQENARLAFEQFHVLLDQDCSPVLLFLLCAMYVPICTVAFQPDPIPPCRDVCERARAGCEPLMQAHNVSWPEALSCSHLPRYERGVCVSPEAIITPNTGKKKCTCKKKKQRVKSMLRKHQYQYAVHARLVKLKKTDPRTVTLKVHVEEVLFCSDVKFPRSNHVTLWMNSSCACPKLREGRHYLFAGHQDAVEGKLLLPPASAVAVPWRNKWGARVKRWHQQLTKTRAEDETRRTSSAPRNPVSAKHGPRREKKEREVEDTGDGMKHAQKHNSSSKEHADGTRLERLNTNQTER from the exons atgccgacACGAGGGTCAAGGCTGTCCACCCAGGTCGTCATGACATTGGCCACCGTCAGCCTGACGTCCATGACCTCGGCCTTCACCCGCGGCAAGCTGGACCGCTGCGAGGCCATCGACGTGCCGCGCTGCCGCTCCATGCCGTACAACATGACGCGCATGCCCAACCTGCTGCACCACAGCACGCAGGAGAACGCGCGCCTGGCCTTCGAGCAGTTCCACGTGCTGCTGGACCAGGACTGCTCGCCCGTGCTGCTCTTCCTGCTGTGCGCCATGTACGTGCCCATCTGCACCGTGGCCTTCCAGCCCGACCCCATCCCGCCCTGCAGGGACGTCTGCGAGCGCGCGAGGGCGGGATGCGAACCCCTGATGCAGGCCCACAACGTCTCGTGGCCCGAGGCCCTCAGCTGCTCTCACCTGCCGCGCTACGAGCGAGGGGTGTGCGTCTCCCCTGAGGCGATCATCACTCCCAACACCGGCAAGAAAA aaTGTACTtgcaaaaagaagaagcaaaggGTGAAAAGCATGCTCAGAAAACACCAGTATCAGTACG CTGTTCACGCTCGACTGGTGAAGCTGAAGAAAACGGATCCAAGGACGGTAACCCTGAAAGTGCACGTGGAGGAAGTTCTTTTCTGCAGTGACGTGAAGTTTCCACGCTCTAATCACGTGACTCTGTGGATGAACAGCAGCTGTGCTTGTCCCAAGCTGCGCGAGGGCCGCCACTACCTGTTCGCGGGCCACCAAGATGCAGTTGAAGGGAAGCTACTCCTGCCGCCGGCCTCCGCGGTTGCTGTCCCTTGGCGAAATAAATGGGGAGCGCGTgttaag CGATGGCATCAGCAGCTCACCAAGACCAGGGCGGAGGATGAAACCCGGAGGACATCATCTGCTCCAAGAAACCCTGTCTCCGCGAAGCACGGACCCAGAcgggagaaaaaagagagagaagtggaAGATACCGGCGATGGTATGAAGCATGCGCAGAAGCATAATTCCAGCTCCAAAGAGCACGCGGATGGAACTAGGTTAGAACGACTGAACACCAATCAGACTGAGCGGTAG